The Mangrovimonas cancribranchiae nucleotide sequence ACCTACAAGAGTTTTAGTAACCACAAATACACCAAATTATAAAACAGGTAGAAAGGCCAAACAGCAAATAGTTTATAAGCGTCATATGGTTTTACATGAATGCTTGTCGCGAACAGAGGAGGAATTGATACAAAAGCTTGAAAATTGGGGGCATAACAAACAAGTTAACAATACCTTTTTAGATAAGTGGAAAACGACAGACAAATCTAATTATAAAAATAGAAGAGACTTTTTTTATATCGAGCCAGAAAAATGGAAAGAGCTTATTTATGTAAAAGGGAATAATATAAAAGAATTACAAGAAAATCTGTTACAAGACAACCAGGTGTTACCTTCTAAGTTTTATGTTTGGAAAAAAAACTTTGGACAGTGGTTTAAGTTTTTATTCAAGTAAACTTTTATAAACGTTTAAATATTGCTCAGCTGTTTTATTCCAAGAGTATGATTTGGCGTGAGCAATTAAGTTTTGAGTGTTTTCTTCTGGGTTTTTATTAAATTCCTCAATACTGCTACTATATATATAGCTCATGTAATCAGCGTTAAATTTTTCCCAGTAAAAGGCATACTTTCCGCCAACTTCTGGTAACGAACTTTTATTAGATAAAAACACGGGTTTGCCAAAGTTCATCGCTTCAATAGGTGGTATTCCAAAACCTTCGCGTAATGAAGGAAAAACAAAAGCTTCGCAGTGTTTGTAGTAATAGTTTTTATCGTTTTCAGGTATTTTGCCTAATAAAAACACACGATTTTCAAGTTTGTGATTTTTTATTAATTCTGAAATTTTGTTGGCATATTCAGTTGTGTTTTTTCCTGCAATTAATAATTGCCTGTTAGGTAAATGCGTCATCATTTCAACTAAAACATGAAAATTTTTCTTTTCCAGCACTTCACCAATAGTGAATAAAAAAGGCAATTTAGCAGAAAACTTAGGCGACTTAAAAGTTTGTTGCGTGTTAATCTCAGGACTCCCATTGTAAATAATGTATTCGGGTACATGGGGTACTTTAAAATACTTATGAGTCATGCTTTTGGCGTAATTAGAAATATAGGTTATGGCTTGACTTCGGTTAAGTTTTTCGTTAAACGCATGTATTCTTTTATTTAAGTCATCGCCAGTTAATTCTTCCATGAAATTTACATCATGAACCGTTAATAAATAAGGAATATCGTGATAAGGTTCTATTTTTGTATTCTGGTTTAGACTATGCCATAAATCGTATTTTTTTCTTATTCTAAATAATGGATAGCGCCTAAAAGAATGGTATTTTTTATAAGAAAATGTTTGACCAAATTCAGCTTGTAGCTTGTCAATATTTTTAGCGCAAAGTGTTACATTGTATTTTGATGGAATTTTTTTTGAAAGCGCTTTAATTAAATGGTAATTAAATTGTCCAAAACCAAAGTTGAGGTTTTTTATGTTGTGCGATTCTAAAAATATTTTGGGCATTCCAAGAGAGTTTTTACAAATTAACTAAAAGTAATTGTAATTTTGCTGTATGAAGCATGTTGTTGTTAAAAAGTTTCTTCAAGATGAAGTGATGCTAACGAAATTTATTTCAAACTTCGATTCCGAAGGAGAAGATTTCGGTAATCAAGATAGAAATTCGTTAAAATTATTTGATTTAAATGGGCTAACTATTAACGTAAAGTCGTTTAAAGTGCCTAATGTAGTTAATCAAATAGCCTATAAGTTTTTTAGAAAAAGTAAGGCGCAACGCTCTTTTGAATATGCTAACAAACTTGCTAAATTAGGAATAGGTACACCACAACCCATAGCTTATTATGAGTTTACAACCCCGTTTTTATTCCAAAAAAGTTATTATATAAGCGAACAATTAGATTGCGATTACACGTACCGCGATTTAACCCAAGATTTTAACATTCCCAATTACGAATCCATACTAAGAGCATTCACTAGGTTTACATATAAACTGCACGAAAATAATGTGTTGTTTTTAGATCATTCACCAGGAAATACACTTATAAAAGTAAATAATAACGATTATGAGTTTTTTCTAGTTGATTTAAACCGTATGGCGTTTAAACCTCTTGATTTTAATACTAGAATAAAAAATTTCGCGCGGTTAACCATTCATGAAAAAATGGTAGAGGTGATGAGCGATGAATATGCTAAATGTATAGGGGAACCTTATGAAAAAGTGTTTCGCCTTATGTGGCAATACACAAACGAGTTTCAATATAGGTTTTACCGAAAAAAAAGGTTAAAAAAGAAGCTTAAGTTTTGGAAAAAAAGCTAACGATTTTGCTTTATTAATTCTCTTAGTTTAATGTATTTTAAAAAACGCGTGTTTGCTGTTTGTACAGAAATTATTAATCCGTTTAACCCGTCTAAAAAACCAAGTTTAATAATATAGGATTGAAAAAATGCCCAAGTTGGGTTTAAAACTATTTTGTAAATAGGTGCCTTTTTACCTAATTTAAAATACGAATTAGCAGAAATTGTTGTAAAGTTTTCAACTTGCTTATTAAACTCTGAGTAGCTTTGATATGTTTTATGTAGAATATCTCCCTTTAAAAAACCAGCCTTGCTTTTTACTGGATCTAGAATTATTTTATCGTGTGGGTTAATACCACCCCATTGCGCCTTTTTTCTATTAAATACTCTAAGTTTTTTATCTGGATACCAAGTGGTATGTTTAATCCATTGCCCGCAAAAATAATTTAGTCGCTTACAATAATATCCATCATAAACCCAATTAGATTTTAATTCAAGTATAGATTTTTGAAGTGTTTCAGATAAGGCTTCGTCTGCATCTAAGGATACAATATAGTCATGAGAGGCTACATTCATAGCAAAATTCTTTTGCTCTACATAACCTAGAAATGTTTGTTCAATAAACGTAATATTATATTTTTCACAGATAGACTTAGTGTTGTCTTTAGAGAAAGAATCAACAACAATAATTTCATCTACTACTGGGAGTAAAGATTTCAGGCATCGTTCAATTTTAGCTTCCTCGTTATAGGTTATAATAACTCCCGAAAATTTAATCATCTTTTAAAAGTATTTTGGTAAAAATACCCAATTTAGATATAGAAATAAAGAAAAGGAATTAAAATGCTTTCTCGCAAAATAGTTTAATATATGTACATTTGTACTATAGCAGTCCGTGTAAAAAAGATGAAGCTATAAAGTAAAATAAGGTTATACGGCAAGTAGTCAAGTACGAACTAAATAACAAAAAACACCTAGGAATTTATTTAAAAATTATGTCACAATACCCAAAAATAACCGTTATCATGGCTACTTATAATAAAGTAGATTGGTTAAGTAAAGTTTTAGAAGGCTATAAATACCAAACGTATAATGATTTTGATATTATTGTAGCAGATGATGGTTCGACTGAAGAAACCAAAAACCTAATAGATAGCTTTAAAAAAGATTATCCCGTAAATATTACCCATTTGTGGCATGAAGACTTAGGATACAGAAGGCAAACCATTTTAAACGAGGCGATTATTAAAGCAAAACACGACTATATTTTGTTTACCGATGGCGATTGTATTCCAAGAGAAGACTTTGTAGAAACACATGCCCAATTGGCAGAAAAAGGATACTTCCTTTCAGGTGGGTATTGTAAGTTGCCTATGAATACAAGTGAAGCCATTACTCCAGAAGACATAAAAAACCAAGACTGTTTTAAAGTAAATTGGCTAAAAACTAAAGGAGTTGTGAGTTCAAAAAATAAATTAAAGCTATCTGCAAAAGGCGGGATAGCCAATTTTTTAGATGTAGTTACCCCAACAGGAGCAACATTTAATAACTGTAATTCATCGGCTTGGAAAAGTGATTTAATTGCTATTAATGGCTATGATGAGCGTATGCAGTATGGTGGTCCAGATAGAGAGCTTGGAGAACGTTTGTTTAACAAAGGTATTAAGTCTAAACAAATACGATATAAAGCTATTTGTGTTCATCTAGACCATGCCAGAGGCTATAAAACTAAAGAGTCTTTAGATAGAAATTTAGCTATTAGAGCTGAGGTGAAACATAAAAAGAAAACCTGGACAGACTTTGGGATAAAGAAAAAACAAGATTAAAACTGTTCTAAAAACAACTCTAATTTAGGAGTGATTAATTCCGGTGGAAAAATATCATAAAGCGCAAAAACATCTTTTTTCATCTCTTTCATGGTTTTTCCGTCGTAAAGTTCTGGTTTAATATCTTTTAAATGAATGGAAGCGTTTGTCTTGCCATCTTCAAAAAGACTCCAAGCGTCTTTTTTTATCCAAGGCGAAAAAATAGAAAATGTAGGTATGTTTAATGCTTTAGCCATATTTATGGCGCCACCTTCATTACCTATTAAAGCTGTGCAATGATTTGTAATGGCTAAAAACTCACGAAGGCTTTTACCAAAAACATCAAAATAAATGTGTTTTTTAGTTTCCGATGAACAAAAATTATAAATCGTTTTTGCTTCGGTATATTGTTTTGGAATGTAGTTAAATAAGATTTGACCTTTAGTTTGCTCTACAATAAAATCGATAACCTTTGCCATATGTGGTAAAGGGTAGGTTTTGGTGTTGCCACTTCCTAAAACGCCAATCATGAAAACAGGGTGCGATAAATTAATCCCAGCATCGCTTAGTTGTTTTTGTGAATTAACAATTTCATTATTGGTTAAGTAAATTTTTGGCTTGACTATTTCTTTAGATAATGCTTTAGAAATAGGGGCTAAAAGTTGTATTCTGTTTTCAATAGCTAAGCCTGCATTGGTGTCAGCTTTGTCTTTGTTTTTAAACGTATGCGTATAAATTGATTTGGTGTACCATTTATATTTAGAAATTTTTGTTTTTGCTCCCGAAAATGCTGTAATTAAATTACTGGAGGTTTTTGAATACACATCAATAACAACATCGTATTGTTCTTTTTTAATGTGTTTTAAAAACCGCCAAAAAGCCCGTTTATTGTCTTCTATTTCAGGAGTGAAAAATTTAAAGTCATCAATAAACGGGTTATTTTCTACAACAGGGAATGTGTGCGAATTAATCAAGTAATGAAGCTCCGCTTTAGGGTATTTCATCTTTATGGCTTCAAATAGAATACTACTTGTAAGCACATCGCCAATCATTTTTTGTTGTATAATAAGAACTTTCATTACACGGCTACATCATATTCACGTAAGGCATCGTTAAGTGAGGTCTTTTTATTAGTGCTTTCTTTACGTTTTCCAATAATTAAAGCACAAGGGACATTGTATTCGCCAGCAGGAAATGTTTTCGTGTAACTACCAGGAATAACTACCGATCTAGCAGGAACCAGCCCTTTTGATTCAACAGGGTTTTCACCTGTTACATCAATAATTTTTGTCGATGCAGTTAGCACAACATTAGCACCAAGAACAGCTTCTTTTTCAACCCGAACGCCTTCAACAA carries:
- a CDS encoding glycosyltransferase family 1 protein, which produces MPKIFLESHNIKNLNFGFGQFNYHLIKALSKKIPSKYNVTLCAKNIDKLQAEFGQTFSYKKYHSFRRYPLFRIRKKYDLWHSLNQNTKIEPYHDIPYLLTVHDVNFMEELTGDDLNKRIHAFNEKLNRSQAITYISNYAKSMTHKYFKVPHVPEYIIYNGSPEINTQQTFKSPKFSAKLPFLFTIGEVLEKKNFHVLVEMMTHLPNRQLLIAGKNTTEYANKISELIKNHKLENRVFLLGKIPENDKNYYYKHCEAFVFPSLREGFGIPPIEAMNFGKPVFLSNKSSLPEVGGKYAFYWEKFNADYMSYIYSSSIEEFNKNPEENTQNLIAHAKSYSWNKTAEQYLNVYKSLLE
- a CDS encoding lipopolysaccharide kinase InaA family protein — encoded protein: MKHVVVKKFLQDEVMLTKFISNFDSEGEDFGNQDRNSLKLFDLNGLTINVKSFKVPNVVNQIAYKFFRKSKAQRSFEYANKLAKLGIGTPQPIAYYEFTTPFLFQKSYYISEQLDCDYTYRDLTQDFNIPNYESILRAFTRFTYKLHENNVLFLDHSPGNTLIKVNNNDYEFFLVDLNRMAFKPLDFNTRIKNFARLTIHEKMVEVMSDEYAKCIGEPYEKVFRLMWQYTNEFQYRFYRKKRLKKKLKFWKKS
- a CDS encoding glycosyltransferase family 2 protein, with the translated sequence MIKFSGVIITYNEEAKIERCLKSLLPVVDEIIVVDSFSKDNTKSICEKYNITFIEQTFLGYVEQKNFAMNVASHDYIVSLDADEALSETLQKSILELKSNWVYDGYYCKRLNYFCGQWIKHTTWYPDKKLRVFNRKKAQWGGINPHDKIILDPVKSKAGFLKGDILHKTYQSYSEFNKQVENFTTISANSYFKLGKKAPIYKIVLNPTWAFFQSYIIKLGFLDGLNGLIISVQTANTRFLKYIKLRELIKQNR
- a CDS encoding glycosyltransferase family 2 protein, encoding MSQYPKITVIMATYNKVDWLSKVLEGYKYQTYNDFDIIVADDGSTEETKNLIDSFKKDYPVNITHLWHEDLGYRRQTILNEAIIKAKHDYILFTDGDCIPREDFVETHAQLAEKGYFLSGGYCKLPMNTSEAITPEDIKNQDCFKVNWLKTKGVVSSKNKLKLSAKGGIANFLDVVTPTGATFNNCNSSAWKSDLIAINGYDERMQYGGPDRELGERLFNKGIKSKQIRYKAICVHLDHARGYKTKESLDRNLAIRAEVKHKKKTWTDFGIKKKQD
- a CDS encoding glycosyltransferase family 9 protein produces the protein MKVLIIQQKMIGDVLTSSILFEAIKMKYPKAELHYLINSHTFPVVENNPFIDDFKFFTPEIEDNKRAFWRFLKHIKKEQYDVVIDVYSKTSSNLITAFSGAKTKISKYKWYTKSIYTHTFKNKDKADTNAGLAIENRIQLLAPISKALSKEIVKPKIYLTNNEIVNSQKQLSDAGINLSHPVFMIGVLGSGNTKTYPLPHMAKVIDFIVEQTKGQILFNYIPKQYTEAKTIYNFCSSETKKHIYFDVFGKSLREFLAITNHCTALIGNEGGAINMAKALNIPTFSIFSPWIKKDAWSLFEDGKTNASIHLKDIKPELYDGKTMKEMKKDVFALYDIFPPELITPKLELFLEQF